One genomic window of Polyangium aurulentum includes the following:
- a CDS encoding GumC family protein, translating to MTEAPSRAPAPRKLGNPVDRGSDAAISPAVIWQMVRKYWSTALGTAVAVALIATFNTLGQVKIYQAQATIQFDPNPPRPLGQKVENIVDLGSGSFWDNREYYETQYKIIQSMKVSLAVVNELGLNRDGAFLGNLPPGAPAPEANVPEENAAEALRGRIKVEPVKESRLAVVKLEDADPQRAQRILAVLVDTYVQQNLDDAVSSTATAADWLRNQLDKLKVDLESSEMALHDYKEKKNILSVALDDQSNMLREEMKQLNDALTTVRTRREEIQARRDELSKIKADNPTDLPAAELLQSDLLMTMRGQYEEAVRTRDGLLGEGKGHNYPDVKEAEAKAEAAKKALLSEVKNIQGALDKDLAIIKRQEAGLSGLFERAKKQALDLNLLEIEYNRLRRSKENNEKLYSLVLERTKESDLARVLRVNNISVLDRPLVPRAPVRPAVSKNIAVGVFLGLILGIAAALGRGLLDRSVKTPDEVENDLGLPFLGLLPEIEPNIDVAPYGKKGRKQKLPPRGMGNELIVHERPTSGVAEAARTIRTNLLFMAPDHPYKTLLVTSAGPSEGKTTVATCIAVVMAQAGQRVVLIDCDLRRPRVHRIFRKGSDVGVTTALLDESIDDCVLETGVPNLSVIPAGPIPPNPAELLHSAKFKSFLKQVGERFDRVIIDSPPIVPVTDAAVLSTLVDGTVLVIRAFKTTKDLARHAARALSDLGATRAGAVLNAVNFSRHEYKNRYYYYRGEGYYADEGSPAADRKAAREDESESMGSAPPPA from the coding sequence GTGACCGAAGCACCCTCCAGAGCGCCTGCGCCCCGCAAGCTGGGCAACCCGGTAGACCGCGGATCCGACGCGGCGATAAGCCCTGCCGTCATCTGGCAGATGGTGCGCAAGTACTGGTCGACCGCGCTCGGGACCGCGGTGGCCGTGGCGCTCATCGCGACGTTCAACACGCTCGGCCAGGTGAAGATTTACCAGGCCCAGGCCACCATCCAGTTCGACCCGAACCCGCCGCGCCCGCTCGGGCAGAAGGTCGAGAACATCGTCGACCTCGGGTCGGGCAGCTTCTGGGACAACCGCGAGTATTACGAGACCCAGTACAAGATCATCCAATCGATGAAGGTCTCGCTCGCGGTCGTGAACGAGCTCGGGCTCAATCGCGACGGCGCGTTCCTCGGCAACCTGCCGCCCGGCGCGCCCGCGCCCGAGGCCAACGTGCCCGAGGAGAACGCGGCCGAAGCCCTGCGCGGGCGCATCAAGGTCGAGCCGGTCAAGGAGAGCCGGCTCGCGGTGGTGAAGCTCGAGGACGCCGATCCGCAGCGCGCGCAGCGCATCCTCGCGGTCCTGGTCGACACGTACGTGCAGCAGAACCTCGACGACGCCGTCTCCTCGACGGCGACCGCGGCCGACTGGCTGCGCAATCAGCTCGACAAGCTCAAGGTCGATCTCGAGTCGAGCGAGATGGCGCTGCACGATTACAAGGAGAAGAAGAACATCCTCTCCGTCGCGCTCGACGACCAGTCGAACATGCTGCGCGAGGAGATGAAGCAGCTCAATGACGCGCTCACCACGGTGCGCACGCGGCGCGAGGAGATCCAGGCGCGGCGCGACGAGCTGTCGAAGATCAAGGCCGACAACCCCACGGATCTGCCCGCGGCGGAGCTGCTCCAGAGCGACCTCTTGATGACCATGCGCGGTCAGTACGAGGAGGCGGTGCGCACGCGCGACGGCCTTCTCGGCGAGGGCAAGGGGCATAATTACCCCGACGTGAAGGAGGCCGAGGCCAAGGCCGAGGCGGCGAAGAAGGCGCTGCTCTCCGAGGTGAAGAACATCCAGGGCGCGCTCGACAAGGACCTCGCGATCATCAAGCGCCAGGAGGCGGGGCTCTCCGGCCTGTTCGAGCGCGCGAAGAAGCAGGCGCTCGATTTGAACCTGCTCGAGATCGAGTACAACCGCCTGCGCCGCTCGAAAGAGAACAACGAAAAGCTCTATTCGCTCGTGCTCGAGCGGACCAAGGAGAGCGATCTCGCGCGCGTTCTGCGGGTGAACAACATCAGCGTGCTCGATCGGCCGCTCGTCCCGCGCGCGCCCGTGCGGCCGGCCGTGTCGAAGAACATCGCGGTCGGGGTTTTCCTCGGGTTGATCCTCGGCATTGCGGCGGCGCTCGGGCGCGGGCTGCTCGATCGGAGCGTCAAGACGCCCGACGAGGTCGAGAACGACCTCGGGCTGCCCTTCCTCGGCCTCTTGCCCGAGATCGAGCCCAACATCGACGTCGCCCCCTACGGCAAGAAAGGCCGCAAGCAGAAGCTGCCGCCGCGGGGAATGGGCAACGAGCTCATCGTGCACGAGCGCCCGACGAGCGGCGTGGCCGAGGCGGCGCGGACCATCCGGACCAACCTGCTCTTCATGGCGCCGGATCACCCGTACAAGACGCTGCTGGTCACGAGCGCGGGGCCGTCCGAGGGCAAGACCACGGTGGCCACTTGCATTGCGGTCGTGATGGCGCAGGCGGGGCAGCGGGTGGTGCTCATCGATTGCGATCTGCGCCGCCCGCGCGTGCACAGGATCTTCCGCAAAGGCTCGGACGTGGGCGTGACGACGGCCCTGCTCGACGAGTCGATCGACGATTGCGTGCTCGAGACCGGCGTGCCGAACCTCTCGGTCATCCCGGCCGGGCCCATTCCGCCAAACCCGGCCGAGCTGCTCCACAGCGCCAAGTTCAAGAGTTTCTTGAAGCAGGTGGGGGAGCGGTTCGATCGGGTTATCATCGACAGCCCGCCCATCGTGCCGGTGACGGACGCGGCGGTGCTCTCTACACTGGTCGACGGGACGGTGCTCGTGATCCGGGCCTTCAAGACCACGAAGGACCTGGCGCGGCACGCGGCGCGCGCCCTCTCCGATCTCGGCGCGACGCGGGCTGGCGCGGTGCTCAATGCCGTGAACTTCAGCCGGCACGAATACAAGAATCGTTATTACTACTATCGCGGCGAGGGCTATTACGCCGACGAGGGTTCCCCGGCCGCCGATCGCAAGGCGGCCCGCGAGGACGAGAGCGAGAGCATGGGCTCGGCGCCGCCGCCGGCCTGA
- a CDS encoding glycosyltransferase family 4 protein, with amino-acid sequence MRTYLAAFAVAALVSALLTPLVRRLAFRLGAVSHPGGRHVHRQSIPRLGGLAMCVAFFAPLVGLFFVQSVVAAAFTAELRKVLGLFAGGVLLCAVGAVDDTRGLRALHKLYAQVAVSILAFACGFRIDAISLPLVGELSMGIFALPITVLWIVGIVNAVNLIDGLDGLAAGVVFFAALTNFVVGYISDATLVTLFMASTMGSVIGFLFYNFNPARIFMGDSGSYFLGYVIAATSLVGASHKASTAVSLLVPVVALGVPIFDTLFAMVRRWLERRPLFSPDRGHIHHRLLDMGITHRRAVLIIYGVSVFFTVTSIAIWLGRRWQIGVALAASSVVLVGLVRFVGYFEYLHIVRRQKERLRSRDSEMLRYALPKLPARFEAARTEADVFALLTQLGLETGMSFLEVLPRADEEPTAFRWTNPKDTDPFGRDVVSARYPIGRDNVARAELKFGFRSEMSDVSPQTEVLLQVVTDIVEASLTRLKSRAAPRVLEPAEAEVAVSERALEATTSRP; translated from the coding sequence ATGAGGACCTATCTCGCAGCGTTCGCCGTCGCTGCCCTCGTGAGCGCGCTCCTCACGCCGCTCGTGCGCCGGCTCGCGTTCCGGCTCGGGGCCGTGTCGCATCCGGGCGGGCGGCACGTGCATCGGCAGTCGATCCCGCGGCTCGGCGGCCTCGCGATGTGCGTGGCCTTCTTTGCGCCCCTCGTGGGCCTGTTTTTCGTGCAATCCGTGGTCGCAGCCGCCTTCACGGCCGAGCTGCGCAAGGTGCTCGGCCTGTTCGCGGGCGGCGTCCTTCTGTGCGCGGTCGGCGCCGTCGACGACACCCGCGGCCTGCGCGCGCTCCATAAGCTCTACGCGCAAGTCGCCGTTTCCATCCTCGCCTTTGCCTGCGGATTCCGCATCGACGCCATCTCCCTGCCCCTCGTCGGGGAGCTGTCGATGGGCATCTTCGCCCTGCCGATCACGGTCTTGTGGATCGTCGGCATCGTGAACGCGGTGAACCTCATCGACGGGCTCGACGGGCTCGCGGCGGGGGTCGTCTTCTTCGCGGCCCTGACCAATTTCGTCGTCGGGTACATCTCCGACGCGACGCTCGTGACGCTGTTCATGGCGTCCACGATGGGCTCGGTCATCGGCTTTCTATTTTACAACTTCAACCCGGCGCGCATCTTCATGGGCGACTCGGGGAGCTATTTTCTCGGGTACGTGATCGCGGCGACGTCGCTCGTGGGCGCGTCGCACAAGGCGTCGACGGCCGTGTCGTTGCTCGTGCCGGTGGTGGCGCTCGGCGTGCCCATCTTCGACACGCTCTTCGCGATGGTGCGCCGCTGGCTCGAGCGCCGGCCGCTCTTTTCGCCCGACCGGGGCCACATTCATCACCGCCTGCTCGACATGGGCATCACCCACCGCCGGGCGGTGCTCATCATCTACGGCGTCAGCGTGTTCTTCACGGTGACGTCGATTGCGATCTGGCTCGGGCGCCGCTGGCAGATCGGCGTCGCGCTCGCCGCGAGCAGCGTAGTGCTCGTCGGCCTCGTGCGGTTCGTCGGGTATTTCGAGTACCTGCACATCGTGCGCCGGCAAAAGGAGCGGCTGCGCTCGCGTGACAGCGAGATGCTGCGCTACGCGCTCCCCAAGCTCCCCGCGCGCTTCGAGGCGGCGCGGACCGAGGCCGACGTCTTCGCCTTGCTCACGCAGCTCGGGCTCGAGACCGGGATGAGCTTCCTCGAGGTCCTCCCCCGCGCCGACGAGGAGCCCACGGCCTTTCGCTGGACCAACCCGAAGGACACGGACCCGTTCGGCCGCGACGTGGTCTCTGCGCGCTATCCCATCGGCCGCGACAACGTCGCGCGCGCGGAGCTCAAATTCGGCTTCCGCAGCGAGATGAGCGACGTGTCACCGCAGACCGAGGTGCTCTTGCAGGTGGTCACCGACATCGTCGAGGCGAGCCTCACGCGGCTGAAGAGCCGCGCCGCGCCCCGGGTGCTCGAGCCGGCCGAGGCGGAGGTCGCGGTGTCCGAGCGAGCGCTCGAAGCGACGACGTCGCGCCCCTGA
- the hscA gene encoding Fe-S protein assembly chaperone HscA: MLLEIFDPKAAPKPIGIDLGTTNSLVARVRDGKPFVISDCNAEKLVPSVVHYDARGRVVVGRDAQRLALEFPRETIVSVKRFMGRGADDPETRRLGPYEFAEAKTPEEAKSVRFKVHDRVLTPVEVSAEILRVLRSLAEDELRSVGGAVITVPAYFDDAQRQATKDAGKLAGIEVLRLLNEPTAAALAYGLEKQKNGLFAVYDLGGGTFDVTILLLDNGVFQVRSTGGDSALGGDDMDRALAERILQELGAKDDRPRELVRLALDTARQIKHGLTNAERVEVEIPIGDETRKLTVTRDEFDKLIAPIVERTGVACRRALKDAGIKAEELDGVILVGGSTRVPYVRRYVEKLFGKPPLSDIDPDEVVALGAAIQADILAGSKERADEVLLLDVLPLSLGLETMGGVVEKILPRNTTIPAGARQTFTTYADNQTGFDLHIVQGEREIASDCRSLARFVLKGIPPMPAGLARLEVTFRVDADGLLSVTAKEVTTGVEQKVEVKPSYGLSDEEVEAMLMAALDHGEEDLERRQLIEARVEAERVLLATKKALAADADLLDGEEEQKRIAEAIAGLEEAVRGERAALIRGRTEVLDDATHGWAGRRMDRAIAKAIAGKDVVAVEGSVAAAKGVEAHLAEHAGGAGEDPAGAVR; the protein is encoded by the coding sequence ATGCTGCTCGAAATCTTCGACCCCAAGGCGGCCCCGAAGCCGATCGGCATCGATCTCGGGACCACGAACTCGCTCGTCGCGCGCGTGCGTGACGGCAAGCCCTTCGTCATCAGCGACTGCAACGCCGAGAAGCTCGTGCCCTCGGTCGTGCACTACGACGCGCGCGGTCGGGTGGTCGTCGGGCGCGACGCGCAGAGGCTCGCGCTCGAGTTTCCGCGCGAGACCATCGTGAGCGTCAAGCGCTTCATGGGCCGCGGCGCCGACGATCCGGAGACGCGCAGGCTCGGCCCGTACGAGTTCGCCGAGGCGAAGACGCCCGAGGAGGCCAAGAGCGTGCGCTTCAAGGTGCACGATCGCGTGCTGACGCCGGTCGAGGTCTCGGCCGAGATCCTCCGCGTGCTCCGCTCGCTCGCCGAGGACGAGCTGCGCTCGGTGGGCGGCGCGGTGATCACCGTGCCCGCGTACTTCGACGATGCGCAGAGGCAGGCGACCAAGGACGCTGGCAAGCTCGCGGGGATCGAGGTCCTGCGGCTGCTCAACGAGCCGACGGCGGCGGCGCTCGCGTACGGGCTCGAGAAGCAGAAGAACGGCCTGTTCGCGGTGTACGACCTCGGCGGCGGCACGTTCGACGTCACGATCCTCCTGCTCGACAACGGCGTCTTCCAGGTGCGCTCCACGGGCGGCGACAGCGCGCTCGGCGGCGACGACATGGATCGCGCGCTCGCCGAGCGCATTCTTCAAGAGCTCGGGGCGAAGGACGACAGGCCGCGCGAGCTGGTGCGGCTCGCGCTCGATACGGCGCGACAGATCAAGCACGGCCTCACCAACGCCGAGCGCGTCGAGGTCGAGATTCCGATCGGCGACGAGACGCGCAAGCTCACGGTCACGCGCGACGAGTTCGACAAGCTCATCGCGCCGATCGTCGAGCGCACGGGCGTCGCTTGCCGGCGCGCGCTCAAGGACGCGGGCATCAAGGCCGAGGAGCTCGACGGCGTGATCCTCGTCGGCGGCTCGACCCGCGTGCCGTACGTGCGGCGCTACGTGGAAAAACTCTTCGGCAAGCCGCCGCTGTCGGACATCGATCCCGACGAGGTCGTCGCGCTCGGCGCCGCGATCCAGGCAGACATCCTCGCCGGCTCGAAGGAGCGCGCGGACGAGGTGCTCCTGCTCGACGTCCTGCCGCTTTCGCTCGGCCTCGAGACCATGGGCGGCGTGGTCGAGAAGATCCTGCCGCGCAACACCACCATCCCGGCCGGCGCGCGGCAGACCTTCACGACCTACGCCGACAACCAGACCGGCTTCGATCTGCACATCGTGCAGGGCGAGCGCGAGATCGCCTCCGACTGCCGCTCGCTCGCTCGCTTCGTGCTCAAAGGAATCCCGCCGATGCCCGCCGGCCTGGCGCGGCTCGAGGTGACCTTCCGCGTCGATGCCGACGGCCTGCTCAGCGTGACCGCCAAGGAGGTCACCACGGGCGTCGAGCAGAAGGTCGAGGTCAAGCCGAGCTACGGCCTGTCCGACGAGGAGGTCGAGGCGATGCTCATGGCGGCGCTCGACCACGGCGAGGAGGACCTCGAGCGCAGGCAGCTCATCGAGGCGCGCGTCGAGGCCGAGCGCGTCTTGCTCGCGACCAAGAAGGCGCTCGCGGCGGACGCCGATCTGCTCGACGGCGAGGAGGAGCAGAAGCGCATCGCCGAGGCCATCGCGGGGCTCGAGGAGGCGGTGCGCGGCGAGCGTGCGGCGCTCATTCGCGGGCGGACCGAGGTGCTCGACGACGCGACGCACGGCTGGGCGGGCCGGCGCATGGACCGTGCGATCGCCAAGGCGATCGCGGGCAAGGACGTGGTTGCAGTGGAGGGCTCGGTGGCTGCGGCGAAGGGCGTCGAGGCGCACCTGGCCGAGCATGCGGGCGGCGCGGGCGAGGACCCCGCGGGAGCGGTGCGTTGA
- a CDS encoding carbamoyltransferase: protein MSRLVLGINSAHGDASAALVGENGILAAIAEERINRKKHCSGFPRLAVAEVLRMAGASASDVTDIAVARDPRANLPSKLAFVAARPLTGVPSALKRLTVHRAVASSNALVAEALGVEEDAIRADFHRVEHHLAHVASAFYWSPFDRATGVTCDGAGDFASSFVALCEGRKIEVLRKTLWPHSLGVFYTAICQFLGFDRFGEEYKVMGLSAYGVNRFAREMQRVVRWDREQGIRLDLTWFRHHRTSDGIESADADDVKVPRLWDDAMVSLFGPARRREDALTDRDRDLAASLQTRFEEVYLALVADAVERTGVRNVAMAGGSVLNSVGNGRMITERFVDRAYFQPAASDDGTAVGAALWVMHGIHGAPRTGEVKHAYWGTSWRDDQIEHALRQSGLPFRKLSRDELLGTAAGALSQGKIVGWFQGREEWGPRALGNRSILCHPGWPGMKATLNARIKNREPFRPFAPVVRIEKLSTCFRGDHEVPFMIIVYKVRPEWKEKLSAITHEDGTGRVQTVRREENELYYDLLKVFEERTGVPCLLNTSFNENEPIVHTPEQAIDCYRRTRMDCLGIGGFWLEKPEAEGAAAGG, encoded by the coding sequence ATGTCGCGTCTCGTCCTGGGGATCAATTCCGCGCACGGTGACGCCTCGGCTGCCCTCGTCGGGGAGAACGGGATTCTCGCCGCCATCGCCGAGGAGCGGATCAACCGCAAGAAGCACTGCTCTGGTTTTCCGCGCCTCGCGGTGGCGGAGGTCTTGCGGATGGCGGGAGCATCGGCGAGCGACGTGACGGACATCGCAGTCGCGCGGGATCCGCGGGCGAACCTGCCGTCGAAGCTCGCGTTCGTGGCCGCGCGCCCGCTGACGGGCGTGCCGAGCGCCCTCAAGCGGCTGACCGTGCACCGAGCGGTCGCGTCGAGCAACGCGCTCGTGGCCGAGGCGCTCGGTGTGGAGGAGGACGCAATCCGCGCTGATTTCCACCGGGTGGAGCATCACCTGGCGCACGTGGCGAGCGCGTTCTACTGGTCGCCGTTCGACCGCGCGACGGGCGTGACGTGCGACGGCGCGGGTGATTTCGCGTCGAGCTTCGTGGCCCTGTGCGAGGGCCGGAAAATCGAGGTTTTGCGGAAAACCTTGTGGCCGCACTCGCTGGGGGTGTTCTACACGGCGATATGCCAGTTCCTCGGGTTCGATCGTTTCGGCGAGGAATACAAGGTGATGGGTCTGTCCGCGTACGGCGTGAACCGCTTCGCGCGCGAGATGCAGCGGGTGGTGCGCTGGGATCGGGAGCAGGGGATCCGGCTCGATCTGACGTGGTTTCGGCATCATCGGACGAGCGATGGGATCGAGAGCGCGGACGCGGACGACGTGAAGGTGCCGCGTTTGTGGGACGACGCGATGGTGTCTCTCTTCGGCCCTGCGCGGCGGCGCGAGGATGCGCTGACGGATCGGGATCGGGACCTCGCGGCGTCGCTGCAGACGCGCTTCGAGGAGGTGTATCTCGCGCTCGTGGCGGACGCGGTGGAGCGCACGGGTGTGCGCAACGTGGCGATGGCGGGCGGTTCGGTGCTCAATTCGGTGGGCAATGGGCGAATGATCACCGAGCGCTTCGTCGACCGCGCCTATTTCCAGCCCGCGGCCTCGGACGACGGGACGGCGGTGGGGGCGGCGTTGTGGGTGATGCACGGCATTCACGGCGCGCCGCGGACGGGGGAGGTCAAGCACGCGTACTGGGGCACGAGCTGGCGCGACGATCAGATCGAGCATGCGCTGCGGCAATCGGGTTTGCCGTTCCGGAAGCTGTCGAGGGACGAGCTGTTGGGGACGGCGGCGGGCGCGCTTTCGCAGGGGAAGATCGTGGGCTGGTTCCAGGGGCGCGAGGAGTGGGGGCCGCGCGCGCTCGGCAACCGGAGCATTCTCTGTCACCCGGGGTGGCCCGGGATGAAGGCGACGTTGAATGCGCGCATCAAGAACCGCGAGCCATTCCGTCCGTTCGCCCCGGTGGTGCGTATCGAGAAGCTGAGCACGTGCTTCCGCGGCGACCACGAGGTGCCGTTCATGATCATCGTGTACAAGGTGCGGCCGGAGTGGAAGGAGAAGCTCTCGGCGATCACGCACGAGGACGGGACGGGGCGCGTGCAGACGGTGCGTCGCGAGGAGAACGAGCTTTACTACGACCTCTTGAAGGTGTTCGAGGAGCGGACGGGAGTGCCGTGTCTATTGAACACGTCCTTCAACGAGAACGAGCCGATCGTGCACACGCCGGAGCAGGCCATCGATTGCTACCGGCGCACGCGGATGGATTGTCTCGGCATCGGGGGGTTCTGGTTGGAAAAACCCGAGGCGGAGGGAGCGGCGGCGGGGGGCTGA
- a CDS encoding 2Fe-2S iron-sulfur cluster-binding protein, translating into MAKVRFLAHGTSWEVEVPVGTSVLQASKQIHAPEGDACGGVCACSTCHVYVTRGKELLSEAEEDEEDILDKAFDVRLSSRLGCQAKIERDGEIECEISRESLDAFYNEHPQVPDPRKKR; encoded by the coding sequence ATGGCGAAGGTCCGGTTTCTCGCGCACGGGACGTCGTGGGAGGTCGAGGTGCCCGTCGGCACCTCCGTGCTCCAGGCATCGAAGCAAATCCACGCGCCCGAGGGCGACGCGTGCGGCGGCGTGTGCGCGTGCTCGACGTGCCACGTGTACGTCACGCGCGGCAAGGAGCTGCTCAGCGAGGCCGAGGAAGACGAGGAGGACATCCTCGACAAGGCCTTCGACGTGCGCCTCTCCTCGCGCCTCGGCTGCCAGGCGAAGATCGAGCGAGACGGCGAGATCGAGTGCGAGATCTCGCGCGAGAGCCTCGACGCCTTCTACAACGAGCACCCGCAGGTCCCCGACCCGCGCAAGAAGCGCTAG
- a CDS encoding glycosyltransferase family 4 protein, translated as MRVVAVNQFYAPDHAATSQLLTELCEDLAARGDHITVIASRGGYLGGGKALPARETRSGVHVERPFATRFGKATMAGRLADYLTFWGSSVARAILAARPDVLLVLTTPPMIAAGGALVALARRLPLVTWVQDVYPEAAVALGVLSPRGPATRALDAMGRATHHAAARIVALSEGMAERLVAQGAPREKLRVLPNWSDGRVITPLPRENHPFRRAHGLEDRFVAMYSGNLGAGHDVATFVAAARRLERSLPELVLLFVGEGARKAEAQELARGLENVRFLPYQPHDKLGESLSAADVHLISLREDLAGLLVPSKLYGALAAGRPVIYLGPPSCEVPRVLAEDDLGWAGRPGDVDGLCRALEDAVRNGSSWAERGDRARQIFSRRYDRSISSARWRDLLHEASGEPPPLGHRG; from the coding sequence ATGCGCGTCGTCGCCGTCAACCAATTCTATGCCCCCGACCACGCGGCGACCTCGCAGCTCCTCACCGAGCTGTGCGAGGACCTCGCGGCTCGCGGCGACCACATCACCGTCATTGCGAGCCGCGGCGGATACCTCGGCGGCGGCAAGGCCCTGCCCGCCCGCGAGACGCGCAGCGGCGTCCACGTCGAGCGCCCCTTCGCCACGCGCTTCGGCAAGGCCACCATGGCGGGCCGCCTCGCCGATTACCTGACTTTCTGGGGCTCGAGCGTCGCCCGCGCCATCCTCGCCGCGCGCCCCGACGTCCTGCTCGTCCTCACGACCCCGCCCATGATCGCCGCAGGCGGCGCGCTCGTCGCCCTCGCCCGCCGCCTTCCCCTCGTCACCTGGGTGCAAGACGTCTACCCCGAAGCCGCGGTCGCCCTCGGCGTCCTCTCCCCGCGCGGGCCCGCCACGCGCGCGCTCGACGCGATGGGCCGCGCCACGCACCACGCCGCCGCGCGCATCGTCGCCCTCTCCGAGGGCATGGCCGAGCGCCTCGTCGCTCAGGGCGCCCCCCGCGAAAAGCTGCGCGTCCTGCCCAACTGGTCCGACGGCCGCGTGATCACGCCCCTGCCGCGGGAAAACCACCCTTTTCGCCGCGCTCACGGCCTCGAGGACAGGTTTGTCGCGATGTACAGCGGCAACCTCGGCGCCGGTCACGACGTCGCCACGTTCGTCGCCGCCGCGCGCCGCCTCGAGCGCTCCTTGCCCGAGCTCGTCCTGCTCTTCGTCGGCGAGGGCGCCCGCAAGGCCGAGGCCCAAGAGCTCGCGCGCGGCCTCGAAAACGTCCGCTTTTTGCCCTACCAGCCCCACGACAAACTCGGCGAGAGCCTCTCGGCCGCCGACGTCCACCTCATCTCGCTGCGCGAGGATCTCGCGGGCCTGCTCGTCCCGAGCAAGCTCTACGGCGCCCTCGCCGCCGGTCGCCCCGTCATCTACCTCGGCCCGCCCTCGTGCGAGGTGCCGCGCGTTCTCGCCGAGGACGACCTCGGCTGGGCCGGCCGACCCGGCGACGTCGATGGACTTTGCAGAGCCCTGGAGGATGCCGTACGCAATGGTTCGTCATGGGCGGAACGCGGGGATCGTGCTCGCCAAATATTCTCCCGCCGCTATGATCGGTCGATATCATCGGCCCGCTGGCGTGACCTGCTTCACGAGGCATCCGGGGAGCCGCCCCCTCTCGGTCACCGTGGTTGA
- a CDS encoding Uma2 family endonuclease produces the protein MAEMVDDRPVTFAEYLSRERTSPTKHELVNGYVYAMAGATVEHDTICSNVIQLLGNELRGRPCRVFTPDMRVRVRETELCTYPDVSVVCGKIERDADDDCAIVNPIVLVEVLSPSSESYDRGEKFAHYQRLASLREYVLIAQDERYVEHHCRNEDGSWTMREARGDETVELASIRCKLVLDEVYRDVFESPQ, from the coding sequence ATGGCAGAGATGGTGGACGACCGGCCGGTCACGTTCGCGGAGTACCTGTCGCGGGAGCGGACGAGCCCGACGAAGCACGAGCTGGTGAACGGCTACGTCTACGCGATGGCCGGGGCCACGGTGGAGCACGACACGATCTGCTCCAACGTGATCCAGTTGTTGGGGAACGAGCTACGTGGTCGCCCGTGCCGGGTGTTCACGCCAGACATGCGCGTCCGGGTGCGGGAGACAGAGCTCTGCACGTACCCGGACGTGAGCGTGGTCTGCGGGAAGATCGAGCGAGATGCGGACGACGACTGCGCGATCGTGAATCCGATCGTGCTGGTCGAGGTGCTCTCCCCGAGCTCGGAGTCGTACGACCGCGGGGAGAAGTTCGCCCATTATCAGCGCCTCGCGTCGCTCCGCGAGTACGTGCTGATCGCGCAGGACGAACGGTACGTGGAGCACCATTGTCGCAACGAAGACGGCTCGTGGACGATGCGGGAAGCGCGGGGCGATGAGACCGTGGAGCTTGCGTCGATCAGGTGCAAGCTGGTGCTGGATGAGGTGTATCGGGACGTTTTCGAGTCACCTCAATAA